A genomic segment from Lignipirellula cremea encodes:
- a CDS encoding SulP family inorganic anion transporter, which produces MLNFFRQHSHTYKDDVLSGLTVALALVPEAIAFSFVAGVSPQIGLYSAFFLCMLAAVLGGRPGMISGATGAMAVVIISLMRDHGIAYLFPTVILCGLLQIAIGLARLGKLIRIVPHPVMLGFVNGLAIVIGMAQLDSFKTLSPSGSLEFLTGGPLLLMLALAGLTMAIIWLLPRLTRAVPASLVAILTVTFLAVGINYWAASGEKEGEKGNMIATVGDMLRANSVAAALGHNSHASAPEGAIDVQPAGLHAATMAETDAVEQADAAKAVIAKANQPDAAEIEAAVAAASSTGMSSSLPMPYFLQYALVPFTLETLWIIFPYAVMLCGVGLIESLMTMTLIDEITSTRGQGNRECIGQGAANIVCGFFGGMGGCAMIGQSLINVNSGGRGRLSGIAAAVFLLLFILFLGPLIEQISMAALVGLMFIVVIGTFEWASLKMFERMPRGDVLVMVLVTGYTVVMHNLAMAVILGVVASALMFAWQHSTHIFADVKLNEFGSKIYQLHGPLFFASVSHFKDLFDVANDPEDVVIDFYYTRVYDQSGLEAINTLAEKYLAVGKRLHLTHLSPECRDLLDRAGDLVEINVSEDPQYHVATDRLG; this is translated from the coding sequence ATGCTGAACTTCTTTCGACAACACTCGCACACTTATAAAGACGATGTGCTCTCCGGTTTGACGGTGGCCCTGGCCCTGGTGCCGGAGGCGATCGCCTTTTCCTTTGTGGCCGGAGTCTCGCCCCAGATCGGGCTGTACTCCGCGTTTTTTCTGTGCATGCTGGCGGCCGTGCTGGGCGGCCGGCCCGGGATGATCTCCGGCGCCACCGGCGCCATGGCGGTGGTGATCATCTCGCTGATGCGGGACCACGGCATCGCTTACCTGTTTCCGACCGTCATCCTGTGCGGCCTGCTGCAGATCGCCATTGGACTGGCGCGGCTGGGAAAGCTGATTCGTATTGTGCCGCACCCGGTCATGCTGGGCTTTGTCAACGGGCTGGCGATTGTGATCGGCATGGCGCAGCTCGACAGTTTCAAAACGCTCTCCCCCTCAGGCAGCCTGGAGTTTCTCACCGGCGGTCCCCTGCTGCTGATGCTGGCCCTGGCGGGCCTTACGATGGCGATTATCTGGCTATTGCCGAGGTTGACCCGGGCGGTGCCGGCTTCGCTGGTCGCGATCCTGACGGTGACCTTCCTGGCCGTGGGAATCAACTACTGGGCTGCTTCGGGTGAGAAAGAGGGCGAGAAGGGGAATATGATCGCCACCGTCGGCGACATGCTGCGAGCCAATTCCGTGGCCGCCGCCCTGGGACATAACTCCCACGCGTCGGCGCCCGAGGGAGCGATCGACGTCCAACCGGCCGGCCTGCACGCCGCCACGATGGCCGAAACGGACGCCGTCGAACAGGCGGATGCCGCCAAAGCCGTCATCGCCAAAGCGAACCAGCCGGATGCGGCCGAGATTGAAGCCGCGGTCGCCGCCGCTTCTTCGACCGGAATGAGCAGTTCGTTGCCGATGCCGTACTTCCTGCAGTACGCCCTGGTCCCGTTCACGCTGGAAACGCTATGGATCATTTTCCCTTACGCCGTGATGTTGTGCGGCGTGGGGCTGATTGAGTCGCTGATGACGATGACCCTGATCGATGAAATCACCTCCACCCGCGGCCAGGGCAATCGCGAATGCATCGGCCAGGGAGCGGCGAACATCGTTTGTGGATTCTTCGGCGGCATGGGCGGTTGTGCGATGATCGGCCAGTCGCTGATTAACGTCAACTCGGGCGGCCGCGGTCGCTTGTCGGGCATTGCGGCGGCCGTGTTCCTGTTGCTGTTCATCCTGTTCCTGGGACCGCTGATCGAACAGATTTCCATGGCGGCCCTGGTCGGCCTGATGTTTATCGTAGTGATCGGAACCTTTGAATGGGCGTCGCTCAAAATGTTTGAAAGGATGCCCCGCGGCGATGTGCTGGTGATGGTGCTGGTGACCGGCTACACCGTGGTGATGCACAACCTGGCGATGGCCGTGATCCTGGGCGTGGTGGCTTCCGCGCTGATGTTCGCCTGGCAGCACTCGACCCATATTTTCGCCGACGTCAAGCTGAATGAGTTCGGCAGCAAAATCTATCAGCTGCATGGGCCGTTGTTCTTCGCCTCGGTCTCGCACTTTAAAGACCTGTTTGATGTGGCGAACGACCCTGAGGATGTGGTGATCGACTTCTACTACACGCGGGTGTACGACCAGTCGGGACTGGAAGCGATCAACACGCTGGCCGAGAAATACCTGGCGGTCGGCAAACGCTTGCACCTGACGCACCTTAGCCCCGAGTGCCGCGACCTGCTCGACCGGGCCGGCGATCTGGTCGAGATCAACGTTTCCGAAGACCCCCAGTACCATGTCGCCACCGATCGGCTGGGCTAA
- a CDS encoding ATP-binding protein → MMRSLQMRLLVGLAAGVSLVLVTAGVVLYLLIRAELVAEFDATLASEAHALATLVEEKDGRLTTEMAEHGVSKFQPQGRPIHYAVWDSQGRQVERSSALGPADLPSFGGTLSQPQFRAVRLPGSLPGRMVGFQFIPHHEAEEPLSGSAASRSGNTTPRNTTPVDTDSRVQVTLVAARDTVSLDYTLRRIGMLLAGVFGGAVLASLLAAAPIVRASLRPLERISARIQSLDPQALTPVDAADAPDEVRAVVDRLNDLLDRLHAAFQRERAFSANVAHELRTPLAGLRSTLEVALTRPREAGEYRRSLQQCLAICLQAESLTGNLLVLARLDARQVQPQHESVPLSDLLHACWTMLAPAAEARGLLPDWQTPAGLTVQSDPALLSLILRNLLDNAVSYADADSTIVIRSSEQQGRVKITVQNAAARLPADLQEHACDRFWRADTARSGGGQHAGLGLALCRETAEVLGGKLWIQAEADDFAASLELPAPGQAPFRSGRDARP, encoded by the coding sequence ATGATGCGGTCCCTGCAGATGCGCTTGCTGGTGGGGCTGGCGGCCGGCGTCTCCCTGGTGCTGGTGACCGCAGGCGTGGTGCTGTACCTGCTGATCCGGGCCGAACTGGTCGCCGAGTTCGACGCCACGCTGGCCAGCGAAGCCCATGCCCTGGCGACGCTGGTCGAAGAGAAGGACGGACGGCTGACGACCGAAATGGCCGAGCATGGCGTGTCGAAGTTCCAGCCGCAGGGACGCCCCATCCATTACGCCGTGTGGGACTCGCAAGGCCGCCAGGTGGAGCGCTCCAGCGCCCTGGGGCCCGCCGACCTGCCGTCGTTCGGCGGAACGCTGTCGCAACCGCAGTTTCGCGCGGTCCGGCTGCCAGGTTCGCTACCGGGTCGAATGGTCGGCTTCCAGTTTATTCCGCATCATGAAGCGGAGGAACCGCTCAGCGGTTCGGCCGCGTCGAGATCCGGAAACACAACGCCGCGGAACACAACACCTGTCGACACCGATTCCCGCGTTCAAGTCACGCTGGTGGCGGCCCGTGACACCGTCAGCCTGGACTACACGCTCCGGCGGATCGGCATGCTTCTGGCCGGCGTGTTTGGCGGGGCCGTGCTGGCCTCGCTGCTGGCGGCGGCTCCCATCGTGCGGGCCAGCCTGCGTCCGCTGGAAAGAATCTCGGCCCGGATCCAGTCGCTCGATCCCCAGGCGCTAACGCCGGTCGATGCGGCCGATGCGCCCGACGAAGTACGGGCCGTGGTCGATCGGCTGAACGACCTGCTTGATCGGCTGCATGCGGCGTTCCAACGGGAGCGGGCGTTCTCGGCGAATGTAGCGCACGAGTTGCGTACGCCGCTGGCCGGATTGCGGTCGACCCTGGAAGTCGCTTTGACCCGGCCGCGTGAAGCGGGCGAGTATCGTCGCTCGCTCCAGCAGTGCCTGGCGATCTGCCTGCAGGCCGAATCGCTGACGGGGAACCTGCTGGTGCTGGCCCGTCTCGACGCCCGACAGGTGCAGCCGCAGCACGAGTCGGTTCCGCTGTCGGACCTGTTGCACGCCTGCTGGACGATGCTCGCCCCGGCGGCCGAGGCCCGCGGACTGCTGCCTGACTGGCAAACGCCTGCCGGACTGACGGTGCAGTCCGATCCAGCGCTGCTGTCGCTGATTCTGCGGAACCTGCTGGACAACGCCGTGAGCTACGCCGACGCCGATAGCACGATCGTCATCCGCTCCAGCGAGCAGCAGGGCCGCGTGAAAATCACCGTTCAGAACGCGGCAGCCCGGTTACCTGCCGACCTGCAGGAACATGCGTGCGATCGCTTCTGGCGGGCCGACACCGCCCGTTCCGGCGGCGGCCAGCACGCCGGACTCGGACTGGCCCTGTGCCGCGAAACGGCCGAAGTCCTGGGCGGCAAGCTGTGGATCCAGGCGGAAGCAGACGACTTCGCCGCCAGCCTGGAACTACCGGCTCCAGGCCAGGCGCCGTTCCGCTCTGGAAGAGACGCGCGTCCTTGA
- a CDS encoding DUF1552 domain-containing protein: MNSLSARQAMLSRRTVLQAAGVAIALPLLDAMRPAVCSSAWGAESSAEPPRRMIAIQTNQGIMPHLFFPEQAGKDYKLSPYLQTLAPLRNDMTVFSGMSHPGVDGGHSNEQSFLTGAPHPAGAAFRNSLSFDQLAAEQIGAQTRFPCLVVSCSNSSSSGMSYTRAGVKIPAETSAAKLYRQLFVQGSEKEIEERVHDLESGRSLLDTVRERARRLEKTTGPADRQRLDQYFTAIRELEQQLLQSESWQHKPKPQVELPEPTDVSEPAQLLTRLRSTLEVLRLAFETDSTRVVSLFVQPLGVLSEIPGVASETHSLTHHGNRPEMISELRIIEEAQLAALKDFLLGLKNAREENGTLLDHTAVLYGTCMGNANGHTNQNWPMLLAGGGFRHGQHLAFDTQQNEPIANLFVSVLQRLGLETDRFSSSTGALRGLEMV; encoded by the coding sequence ATGAACAGCCTCAGCGCCCGACAAGCCATGCTCTCCCGCCGCACCGTTCTTCAGGCAGCCGGCGTGGCGATCGCCTTGCCGCTGCTGGACGCCATGCGCCCGGCCGTTTGTTCATCGGCCTGGGGGGCCGAGTCGTCCGCCGAACCGCCGCGGCGGATGATTGCCATCCAGACGAACCAGGGCATCATGCCGCATCTGTTCTTTCCCGAGCAGGCCGGCAAGGACTACAAGCTGTCACCCTACCTGCAGACGCTGGCTCCGTTGCGGAACGACATGACCGTTTTCTCCGGCATGTCCCATCCGGGCGTGGACGGGGGCCATTCGAATGAGCAATCGTTCCTGACCGGGGCTCCGCATCCGGCAGGCGCCGCGTTCCGCAATTCGCTGTCGTTCGACCAGCTGGCGGCCGAGCAGATTGGCGCCCAAACGCGGTTCCCTTGCCTGGTCGTCTCCTGCAGCAACTCTTCGTCGTCGGGCATGTCGTACACCCGCGCCGGCGTGAAGATTCCCGCGGAGACCAGCGCGGCGAAGCTCTACCGCCAGCTGTTTGTCCAGGGTTCCGAGAAAGAGATCGAAGAGCGAGTCCACGACCTGGAAAGCGGCCGCAGCCTGCTCGACACCGTGCGGGAACGGGCGCGAAGGCTCGAGAAAACGACCGGCCCCGCGGATCGCCAGCGACTGGACCAGTACTTCACCGCCATCCGCGAGTTGGAACAGCAACTGCTGCAGAGCGAGTCCTGGCAGCACAAGCCGAAACCCCAGGTCGAGCTGCCCGAACCGACCGACGTGAGCGAACCGGCCCAGCTGTTGACCCGGCTGCGCAGCACGCTCGAGGTGCTGCGGCTGGCGTTTGAGACCGACTCCACCCGGGTCGTCAGTCTGTTTGTGCAGCCGCTGGGCGTGCTCTCGGAGATTCCCGGCGTCGCCAGTGAAACGCACTCGCTGACGCATCACGGCAACCGACCGGAGATGATTTCCGAGCTGCGCATCATTGAAGAGGCCCAACTGGCCGCGCTCAAAGATTTCCTGCTGGGGCTGAAAAACGCCCGCGAAGAGAACGGCACGTTACTGGATCACACGGCCGTGCTGTACGGCACCTGCATGGGCAACGCCAACGGCCACACCAACCAGAACTGGCCGATGCTTCTGGCCGGCGGCGGCTTTCGCCACGGGCAGCATCTGGCGTTTGATACGCAGCAGAACGAACCGATCGCCAACCTGTTTGTTTCCGTCCTGCAGCGACTGGGCCTGGAAACAGACCGCTTCTCCAGTAGCACCGGCGCGCTCCGCGGACTGGAAATGGTCTGA
- a CDS encoding NUDIX hydrolase — MNATSIPLAQAFRFCPSCGQAAETIGANPFRCSGCGHTQFFSPTIAVGGILADRRGQILLIERGRDPGRGKLGIPGGFVDAGETAEEALQREVLEEVNLQVLGMEYLASFPNSYTYKGLTTAVTDIFFTCEVESFDPIAAEKTEVAAWRFCLPDPSILDQMAFVSNRRAIESFLQHRRRA; from the coding sequence ATGAACGCGACGAGTATCCCCTTGGCCCAGGCGTTCCGCTTTTGCCCGTCCTGTGGCCAGGCGGCGGAGACAATCGGGGCGAATCCGTTCCGCTGCTCGGGCTGCGGCCATACCCAGTTCTTTAGTCCCACGATCGCGGTCGGCGGCATCCTGGCGGATCGCCGGGGTCAGATCCTGCTGATCGAACGCGGACGGGATCCGGGCCGGGGCAAGCTCGGCATCCCCGGCGGTTTTGTCGACGCAGGCGAAACGGCCGAAGAAGCCCTGCAACGTGAGGTGCTGGAAGAAGTCAACCTGCAGGTGCTCGGCATGGAGTACCTGGCGTCCTTTCCCAACAGCTACACCTATAAAGGGCTGACGACGGCCGTGACCGACATCTTTTTCACCTGCGAGGTGGAATCGTTCGACCCGATCGCCGCGGAAAAAACCGAAGTCGCCGCCTGGCGATTCTGTCTTCCCGACCCCTCGATCCTCGACCAGATGGCGTTCGTCTCCAACCGCCGGGCCATCGAATCCTTTCTGCAACACAGGAGGAGAGCGTGA
- a CDS encoding leucine-rich repeat domain-containing protein: MKRVAISSLLLALTAVAVLPFFAGSVLAADLPTDEASAIAYFTAKGADIKLDDAGHAIRFVSSGAPALTVEEYQRIGLLTHLQQMGLNSSPLADDQWGFLKQLPQLKSLSIWHGKGFTTLEPFSGLPVESLTIGGCMGLRDLNKDDVNKHRNAVTTLHDLPQLKRVSLYHTPLAPDDSHLQHLASSFTTLEDLSLDFSSPRGTETSITPAGLAALQKLPLKVLKVEHVESFTAEHFAAIAGIKSLTTLLVDARRNPVSPEAVAAFEKLRPDVEVVIGKPGDARPPTAKRR; encoded by the coding sequence ATGAAACGCGTTGCGATCTCTTCCCTGTTGCTGGCCCTGACGGCGGTCGCTGTTTTGCCGTTCTTTGCCGGTTCCGTGCTGGCTGCCGATTTGCCGACCGACGAAGCCAGCGCGATTGCGTATTTCACCGCCAAAGGCGCCGACATAAAACTGGACGATGCGGGCCATGCCATCCGCTTTGTCTCGTCGGGCGCGCCTGCGCTGACGGTCGAAGAGTACCAGCGGATCGGGCTGCTTACGCACCTGCAGCAGATGGGCCTCAATTCCTCGCCGCTGGCCGACGACCAGTGGGGCTTCCTGAAGCAGTTGCCGCAGCTGAAGTCGTTGTCGATCTGGCACGGCAAAGGCTTCACCACGCTGGAGCCGTTCTCCGGTTTGCCAGTGGAGTCGCTGACGATCGGCGGCTGCATGGGGCTGCGCGACCTGAACAAGGACGATGTCAACAAACACCGGAACGCCGTCACCACGCTGCACGACCTGCCGCAGCTGAAACGGGTTAGCCTGTACCACACGCCGCTCGCGCCGGACGACTCGCACCTGCAGCATCTGGCGAGCAGCTTTACCACCCTGGAAGATCTGTCGCTCGACTTCTCTTCCCCCCGCGGTACGGAAACCAGCATCACCCCGGCCGGCCTGGCCGCCCTGCAGAAGCTGCCGCTGAAAGTGCTGAAGGTAGAGCATGTGGAAAGCTTCACGGCGGAGCACTTCGCCGCGATCGCCGGGATCAAATCGCTGACCACGCTGCTGGTCGACGCGCGACGCAACCCGGTATCGCCCGAGGCGGTCGCCGCCTTTGAGAAGCTGCGTCCCGACGTAGAAGTCGTCATTGGCAAGCCGGGCGACGCCCGTCCGCCGACCGCCAAACGCCGGTAA
- a CDS encoding DUF1592 domain-containing protein yields the protein MAMQTPFSHTVTAFPVFRFPVAGRRVGAVALCGRSTGRLLLGLIAWGVACQAGLAEEMPATVSKFVQKHCVLCHAGDDAEAGLDLTALSTDLSSLEDEATFARWVQLHDRVQRGEMPPPKETEAPAENERTLMLAQLGQALMRYQSQQQRALGRVPLRRLNRSEYENTLRDLFDMPGLQVKEMLPEDSLLDGFDKASRALDISAVQLRKYLEAANFVLDEAIAHEARPMEFHKRFRRIGGLSAFGSATFPINNRQIDPELIDKIHPRTGPAIHLLEKIPHLENSDSVGVLTHARPSFIPEVETFSPFHSGFYRIRTSVWSFELNEGKMAPASRMQSLALTADGRVLAYFDAPSMQPQEHEIVVWLNASEILQLNPANLCGNFARYFNYVGPAVAIDYVDITGPLLEQWPPASHRRLFGNLPLAELPFERDGKYPRQPAPLVRKSGSRPNHVDGAEFQKYQSVWTAAAPRPEADAARLLADFLPRAFRRPVPPEEIEVYVRIAQDHIRAGEFFEDAMRAAYCTALCSPDFLFLVEPAGLVSPKDPNLLDSYAYATRISYFLWNSMPDEEMTTMVEQHRLGGANLVEKVDRMLLDPRSDRFINDFLDQWLHLREIDFTSPDRRLYPEFRNDLRDAMLAETRAYFREMLEKDLGPTHLIDSDFVMINQRLAEFYGIPGVEGSAIRRVELPPDCPRGGLLTQASVLKVTANGTSTSPVKRGAWVLDRILGQRPQPPPPNIPAVEPDLRGTTTIREQLDKHRADATCARCHAKIDPPGFALESFDVIGRWRTQYRYAGDREIKEPSEQSGDPPLREEFLAVQPGQWHHVQNNVRLGLPVDASGETSAGEPFENIEDLKRLLARDEEALARNLVERLVLYGTGAPVTFADRAEVQRILDRSRDSGFGLRTLLHEILISGFFRRK from the coding sequence ATGGCGATGCAAACCCCTTTCTCGCACACGGTCACTGCTTTCCCCGTTTTCCGCTTCCCAGTCGCCGGTCGTCGCGTGGGGGCGGTTGCCTTATGCGGACGATCGACGGGCAGGCTGCTGCTGGGGCTGATCGCCTGGGGCGTGGCCTGTCAGGCGGGGCTGGCGGAAGAGATGCCAGCGACGGTCAGCAAGTTCGTGCAGAAGCATTGCGTGCTGTGCCATGCGGGCGACGACGCGGAAGCGGGGCTGGATCTGACGGCCCTGTCGACCGATCTGTCCAGCCTTGAGGACGAGGCGACCTTTGCCCGCTGGGTGCAACTGCATGACCGGGTCCAGCGAGGCGAAATGCCGCCGCCGAAGGAAACCGAAGCGCCGGCCGAGAACGAACGCACCCTGATGCTGGCTCAACTGGGCCAGGCGTTGATGCGTTACCAGAGCCAGCAGCAGCGAGCGCTCGGCCGGGTGCCGCTGCGCCGCCTGAACCGCTCGGAATATGAGAATACGCTCCGCGATCTGTTTGACATGCCGGGGCTGCAGGTCAAGGAAATGCTGCCGGAAGACAGCCTGCTTGATGGTTTCGACAAGGCCAGCCGCGCGCTGGATATCTCGGCGGTGCAGCTGCGCAAGTATCTGGAAGCGGCCAACTTTGTGCTGGATGAGGCGATCGCCCACGAGGCCCGGCCGATGGAGTTCCACAAGCGGTTCCGCCGCATCGGCGGGCTGTCGGCGTTTGGCAGTGCGACGTTCCCCATTAACAACCGACAGATCGACCCGGAGCTGATCGACAAAATCCACCCGCGCACCGGCCCGGCGATCCATCTGCTGGAGAAGATTCCGCACCTGGAGAACAGCGACTCGGTCGGCGTGCTAACGCATGCTCGTCCTTCCTTCATTCCCGAGGTGGAAACTTTTTCGCCGTTCCATTCCGGCTTTTATCGGATTCGTACGTCGGTCTGGAGCTTTGAACTGAACGAAGGGAAAATGGCTCCGGCGTCGCGCATGCAGTCGCTGGCGCTCACCGCCGACGGCCGCGTGCTGGCTTACTTTGACGCCCCTTCAATGCAGCCGCAGGAACACGAAATTGTCGTCTGGCTCAATGCGTCGGAGATCCTGCAGTTAAATCCGGCCAACCTGTGTGGGAACTTCGCCCGGTACTTCAACTACGTCGGTCCCGCGGTGGCGATCGACTATGTCGACATCACCGGACCGCTGCTGGAGCAATGGCCGCCGGCCAGCCATCGTCGTTTGTTCGGCAATCTGCCGCTGGCCGAATTGCCGTTTGAGCGGGACGGCAAGTATCCCCGCCAGCCGGCTCCCCTGGTGCGCAAGTCCGGCTCCCGTCCGAACCATGTCGACGGCGCCGAATTCCAGAAGTATCAGTCCGTGTGGACGGCCGCCGCTCCGCGTCCAGAGGCCGACGCCGCCCGGTTGCTGGCCGACTTTCTGCCGCGGGCGTTCCGCCGGCCCGTTCCGCCGGAGGAGATCGAGGTCTATGTGCGGATCGCGCAGGATCACATCAGGGCGGGCGAGTTTTTTGAAGACGCCATGCGGGCCGCCTATTGCACGGCGTTATGTTCGCCCGACTTTTTGTTCCTGGTCGAGCCGGCCGGCCTCGTCAGTCCGAAAGACCCGAACCTGCTGGACTCTTACGCTTACGCCACGCGCATCTCCTACTTTTTATGGAACTCGATGCCCGATGAAGAGATGACAACAATGGTGGAGCAGCACCGGCTGGGCGGGGCGAACCTGGTGGAAAAAGTGGACCGCATGCTGCTCGATCCGCGTTCGGACCGCTTTATCAACGATTTTCTGGACCAGTGGCTGCACCTGCGCGAGATCGACTTTACCAGCCCCGACCGGCGGTTGTATCCCGAGTTCCGCAATGACCTCCGCGACGCCATGCTGGCCGAAACGCGGGCGTACTTCCGCGAGATGCTGGAGAAAGATCTTGGTCCAACCCATTTGATCGACTCAGACTTTGTCATGATCAACCAGCGGCTGGCCGAGTTCTACGGCATCCCTGGGGTCGAAGGGAGCGCCATTCGCCGGGTCGAACTGCCGCCCGACTGCCCCCGCGGCGGACTGCTCACGCAGGCGTCCGTGCTGAAGGTCACGGCCAATGGCACATCGACGTCGCCCGTGAAACGGGGCGCCTGGGTGCTGGACCGGATTCTGGGTCAACGCCCGCAGCCGCCTCCGCCCAACATCCCCGCGGTGGAACCGGACCTGCGCGGCACAACGACCATTCGGGAACAACTCGACAAGCACCGGGCCGATGCGACCTGCGCCCGTTGCCATGCCAAGATTGATCCGCCTGGCTTTGCGCTGGAAAGCTTTGACGTGATCGGTCGCTGGCGAACGCAGTATCGTTATGCGGGCGACCGGGAGATCAAAGAGCCCAGCGAACAAAGCGGCGATCCTCCGCTGCGGGAGGAGTTTCTGGCCGTGCAGCCAGGCCAGTGGCATCATGTCCAGAACAACGTGCGGTTAGGCCTGCCGGTCGACGCCTCGGGAGAAACGTCCGCGGGTGAACCGTTTGAAAATATCGAAGACCTGAAACGCCTGCTCGCGCGGGATGAAGAGGCGCTAGCCCGGAATCTGGTCGAACGGCTGGTGTTATATGGGACCGGGGCGCCGGTGACTTTTGCCGACCGGGCCGAAGTCCAGCGGATTCTGGACCGCAGCCGGGACAGCGGCTTTGGCCTGCGCACCCTGCTTCATGAAATTTTGATCAGCGGCTTCTTCCGCCGCAAATAG